A portion of the Hoplias malabaricus isolate fHopMal1 chromosome 1, fHopMal1.hap1, whole genome shotgun sequence genome contains these proteins:
- the tmx4 gene encoding thioredoxin-related transmembrane protein 4, producing MCTDNMAGQKRPARLGCWRNAFWLSVVFIIWSECVSNVSTQSQSRVVTVADANWTLVLEGEWMVKFYAPWCPACQHIQADWEALAQQSDTLGISVAKVDVTQQPGLSGRFLVTTLPTIFHAKDGSFRRYMSSRTIEDIQEYVVQKKWEAVEPLPGWKSPSSLLMSGMAGLFRLSVWIRQIHTYFTDTLGIPSWGSYVIFAIITLFMGLVLGLMLVLIADCICPSRPKRNEDKPVVYVKDDGSEDEMDDTVTEEKRMSDLDNESERVSGEESTEEEGGPVTEVSVGSSEQPQPEGASEGSVRKRKPQGSNSPEGT from the exons ATGTGTACTGACAATATGGCGGGACAGAAACGTCCAGCAAGGCTGGGGTGCTGGAGAAATGCGTTTTGGCTGAGTGTTGTCTTCATTATTTGGAGCGAATGCGTTTCTAACGTCAGCACTCAGAGCCAGAGTCGCGTGGTGACCGTGGCGGACGCGAACTGGACCCTGGTTTTGGAGGGGGAGTGGATGGTCAAATT CTATGCCCCGTGGTGCCCGGCATGCCAGCATATACAAGCCGACTGGGAGGCATTAGCCCAGCAGAGTGATACCCTTGGGATATCAGTTGCAAAGGTTGATGTGACACAACAGCCAG gtctGAGTGGGCGGTTTCTAGTTACCACACTACCAACAATTTTTCA CGCTAAAGATGGAAGTTTCCGAAGATACATGTCATCACGGACCATTGAGGATATCCAAGAATACGTTGTTCAAAAGAAGTGGGAAGCCGTGGAGCCTCTGCCAGGATGGAAATCACCATCATCTCTTCT AATGTCAGGAATGGCTGGCCTCTTCCGACTCTCTGTGTGGATAAGG CAAATCCACACTTACTTCACTGACACACTTGGCATTCCCTCCTGGGGCTCTTATGTAATCTTTGCCATCATCACGCTGTTCATGGGCCTCGTCCTCGGTCTG ATGTTGGTGTTGATTGCTGACTGCATTTGTCCATCCAGACCAAAGCGAAATGAAGATAAACCTG TTGTATATGTGAAAGACGACGGCTCAGAGGATGAGATGGATGACACTGTGACAGAAGAGAAGCGCATGTCTGACCTGGAcaatgagagcgagagagtgtcTGGTGAAGAATCCACCGAAGAGGAGGGAGGTCCAGTCACAGAGGTGTCAGTGGGTAGCAGTGAGCAGCCTCAGCCAGAGGGGGCATCAGAGGGCTCGGTGAGGAAGAGGAAACCTCAGGGGTCTAACAGTCCAGAGGGAACATAG